The DNA segment ATTCTCAAGCAGCCCAGCCTCGGAACCGCCTTGGCGTTGGGTCCCGTTACCGTCGTCATGCTGTGGGTGGCCGGATGTCGTTGGTGGCATTTGCTCATGGTCCTGCTCGCCGGTTTGGCCATGGCGCCCATCGCATACCAAAAACTCGAACCCTACCAGCAAAAACGCCTACTGTCCTTTGTAAACCCCGAAGCCGACCCCAAGGGCGCCGGCTGGCAAATCCGGCAGAGTAAAATCACCATCGGCAGCGGTGGTTTTTCGGGCAAGGGATTTCGGCAAGGAACACAGACCATGCTGAATTATCTGCCCGAACACCACACCGACTTCATCTTTTCGCTGCTCGCCGAAGAGCACGGGTTCGTCGGCGCCATCATCGTCCTGGGACTCTACCTGACCTTTCTGCTTCGCGGACTCAAACTCGCCTTGAAGGCATCCGAACCGGCCAATGCCCTGTTGGCCGCGGGCTGCGTGACCATTCTCGCTTTCCATATCTTCGTCAATATCGCCATCACGCTGGGACTCATGCCCGTTACCGGCATCCCCCTGCCCTTTCTCAGTTACGGCGGCAATTTCTACATGACCACCATGATGTGCGTCGGGACTCTTCTTCACGTGCCCGTCAGAAAACAACTTTTCGACTGAACACGAAAGAACGCGCCGCCATCGCCACCCCGAATACTTCGGTAGGCGCAAAGATTCCCGGCTTATTCCATAAACGAGATGGACTTGGTGGACGATTAAGTTCCGCAAGACATTTTTCCGCCCGGGTTAAGCCCGCCAGGCCCACAAAATCCATACTCGCCCATGGTTGGGGTCAGGGAGTCATGATCAATTGCCGGTGTGGATCAGCATTTTTCCCATTATGCCGCCATTGCGATATACTGGTGAGAAAATCGGATCGGACAGGTGGAGGCGGCATGAAACTGACCACTCGGAGCGAATACGCCCTGTTGGCCCTGATTTGTCTCGCCCGCCACAAGCCGGGTGAGCATGTCAGCGGCGAGACGATCGCGCAGGAACAGGGTATTCCCATCAAGTTCCTGCAACATATCCTGCTGGCTTTGAAACACGCGCGGTATGTGCAGAGCACCAAGGGCCAGCACGGCGGCTATCGCCTTGCCAAGCCGGCCAACGCCATCAGCATTGCCGAGATTGTAAGGCTGTTCGACGGCGCCTTGGCCCCAACCGAATCGGTCAGCAAATATTTTTACGAATCCACGCCCATCGAACGCGAGGACGGACTGATCCGCGTATTTACCGAAATACGCGACCGCGTGGCCGAAATACTCGAAGGCACGACCATCGCCGACGTGTGTTGAATGCAAACGAAATGCAAGTTATGGCCGCCCGGCCATGCCTTCCCGGATGACCGCGTGAATTAGCGGGCCCAGTTCACCCCGTTGTTTGAGTTCGGCCATGCAATTGTGGCGTTCGGAGACGATCGGTGTTACGGCCACGGTCGGGACATCTCGAAATTGCCGAATTTGCCGGGCGTCGGGCAGACTGTTTGTGCTGAAGAAGACCGTGGCAGGGGCAGGCGGTTCTTTGCGGTGGTAACATTCGATCGGATTCATCATGTTTTCAACACCGACCATGCGGCGGTTGCGGTTGTATAAAAACCTCACGCCCAAAACAACAAAGAGCACCTCGATGTGGGCTTTCGGGTGGCGCAACAACTTGGAAACATCGAAAAGAATCCCTCCAATATTTTTCCACGAACCGTATTCATTCATCGGAAAGGCCGGATTGAACGTGATGATCTGATGAATCGGCAGGAGGCCGCTGAACGCGAAAGCCGCCGCACCGCCGCCCGATGCACCGATCGCAATGTTGAACGTGGAACCCAGCCTGTCGATCGCGTCGCCGATGATGCGCGTATAAAACGCGAGACCGTTCGGCGAACCGTCCGGGGCCCGGTCGTAATAGGAACGATAAATGTCGCGCACCCAGATGTAGTTATATGTGCCGCCCGTGCCGGCCAGTGTCTTGCGAAACTCGAACTTCGGCATGGCGGCATAGAGCACGGCCATGCCCGCGAAACAAATCAGCGTCGTGTCCGAACCGTTGTCTTCCACGTCAAGATGCCGAGAAACATCCATGTCGCCGGGGTCGGCGGGATGTTCGTGAAGATCGAACTGGCCTTCCTGTTCGAGGCTCTGCGCAATGCCCGGGAAAAGCGCGCGAACCATCAACCGGACAAACGGCCGCAATAGTCTATTCACGAAAGTATCCTGATAAAAGCGGCCCCGTTCATGATGAACGAGGCCGTGGTGCACCCATCGTTTTACACGTCAATTCTTGCCGACGGTGATACCGGGCCAGTCGTCCGTGCGGAAAGGCGATGCGGGCAGACCCGCGCCGTTATACAGGTTGCAATCGGGATTATGCGCCCATCCGTACCGGACGGCAACCGGTTTGGCAACCTTGGGCGACGAAACCGCCACAGTCTTACCCTCAATGACCGCGTCGGCCCATACAAACCGCCGGTCTTCGCCCGCAATCGCAAACCCCTTCAACGTGCCGCCTTTCGCGGACAATCCACCGTCCGCATGATCGAAACGCAACAAGACTTTGTCGCCCCGCACCTGCATGGATTTGTACATCGGCCCGGAAAACGCAACACGCTTGTGGTATGCCTTGGCCAGCGCATTGAGGGCAAGCCGTTTGCCCACATCCTGCTTATTGCGCGGATGAATGTCCTTGGCCTCGCCGATGTCAATGGCCACGGCCATGCCCGTGTTGGGCAGATCGAGCGCCATCGTCTGTGCTTCACGCAATTCGGCCCAGTCCGAATCGTCCGGATCGGGCTTTCGCTCGGTAAAATTCGCCAACTGCACGAAATAGAAGTGGAACGGCCCTTGGCCCCACGCTTTCCGCCAGTCTTCTATCATCGCCGGAAACAGTTTGCGGTACTGATAGGCACGGCCGGCATTCGACTCGCCCTGATACCAAATTGCCCCCTGAATCGCATACGGCAGCAGCGGGGCAATCATCGCATTGTACAGCCCCGACGCCAGCCAGGGACTATCCGGACCTTGGGGAGGCTTGGGCTTGTCCGGCGGCTCCGGTTGGCCCGCGGCTTTGGCTTTCTCCGCGGCGGCCTGCCATTCCGCCAGCGCTTTGTCGAAAGACGCCTTTGCCGCCGGATAATCGGCCAGGGTCTTGTCCCAGCGCTCGACGATGCACCTGAGATCCGGATCGGCTTCAAGGGTTTGACGGCTGGTCCACGATTCCGCAGGCGTGCCGCCCCACGAGGTGTGAATCAGGCCGACAGGCACGTTCAACGCCTTGTGCAATTCACGTCCAAAATAAAAAGCCACCGCTGAAAATCCAGGGACCGTTTCAGGAGTGCAATGCGTCCATGAGGCCTCGCAATCATCCTGCGGCTGCGTGGCCACCGTTCGCGTGACATAGAAAAGCCGGATTGACGGCAAATTCGCCGCGGCGATTTCCTGTTCGGCGTTATTCGTGTCTTTCACGGCCCATTGCATGTTCGACTGGCCGGAGGCGACCCATACCTCGCCGACGAGAATATCGTCAAATTTCAATGTGTTTTCCTTGCCGGAGATGGTCAATTCAAAAGGTCCGCCGGCCTTCGCCTTAGGCATCTTGACCATCCATTTCCCGTCGGCGCCCGCGACCGCCTTGACGGTTTTCCCGTTGAACGTGACGGACACTTCCTCTCCGGGCGAGGCCTTGCCCCAAATCGGTATCACCTTGCCCTGCTGCAACACCGCATGACTGCCGATGACGCTCGGCACGCTCACGGCGGCCGCCGCCTCGAAAACCGAAACCACCAGACAAACCGCCACTACAAATGCCATTCGCCGGAACACAACGCGTTTCATTTTTCATCCCTCCCATTGAAAACTGCGTAATAATACCCGCCAAAAACCCTAAGCGCAAACCGAACAAGGATGAAAAGGACCAAACACAAAATAGGCTGATGCCTTTTAGGTCCCGCAAGCCTTTTATTGGGCGAAGTGCGAAAATTGCGGGGTTTTGATTGCGAGTACGAGTACGAGCACGAGGAGAAACTGGGTTGTGGGTAACGCCCACGTCAGTACTTTAATCGTCAGGCAGGATAGAGAGTGTCGCGGCCGCGGCCAGCGAGCAGGCGACAATCAGGAAAAGCCCCGCCGTGTACGAGCCGGTCAAGAATGCCGATCCGACCGCGGCGGTGGAACTGTCGCTTCCGCCCCATCCATCACCGTGCGTCCGGACATGTCAAGGCCCACGTTTTTCCATGTATGCCCCCCATTCTTCAGGCCGTTTCGATGCCGGCCTCGCGGAATGCCTTGTGAATGGCCATGTTGAGGTCGTGTTGAACGGGCACTGTGAAGTCCACATCCTCGCAGTAAACGCGCAATTCGAACTTCAGCGTGTTCTTTTCGATGCCGGCCAGCAGCACGACGGGTGCGGGATTGGCCATGACGTGTGGGATTCCGGCCGCAAGTTTGTAGAGGATGGCTTGTGCTTGTTCGGCGTCGGCGTTGCGCGCGATTCCAACCGGGATGGTTACCAGCACAATCGAGTCGGAAAGGGTCCAGTTCATGACTTGGCGCGTAATGAATTCCTTGTTGGGGACAATCAGCTCTTTTCGGGTGAAATCGGTGATGCGTGTCGCGCGAATCTGGATGCGGGAGACGATGCCGTTGACGCCGCCGACGGTTACGGTGTCGCCCACGCGAATGGGGCGTTCGATCAGAAGGATGATGCCGCTGACGAAGTTGGCGAAGATTTCCTGGAGGCCGAAACCCAGTCCCACGCTGAGCGCCGCGACCAGCCATTGGACTTTGGACCATCCGATGCCCAGCGCATTGAACGTCAGGGTGATGCCCACCATGGCAATCAGATAGCGCGCCACGGTCGTGATGGCGTAGCGTTCGCCGCGCATGTAATGCGTTCGCGAAAGCACCGTCAGGTCCAGCAGGCCGGGGATGTTGCGCGTGGCGGCGAGCGTCATGCCCGCGAAGATGCACGCAAGCAGGAGATCGCCCACGGTCAGCGCCGTTCCCGCGGGCGCGGAAGGCGCGGGCGCCGGTTGTGCGTCGGTTTTGGCGGGCGCCTGCGCGGCGGGCGCGGCGGCGAGACCTTCCGCGCGCCAGACTTCGATCTGGGTGAAGATGCGCAAGGCGGGCAATTCGCGCGACCAGATACCCCACATTCCCACGACAAGACCTATCATCGCAACGGTCTTTATGAGGCGGTTCATCTGGAGATCAATGCGTCCCAGTTCGATTTCCGGCGCCTCGTCCCGGCAAATGTCCGTGGTGTCGTTGTCTTTCGGTCCATGTCGCAACGCGCGCGCGCGATCCATGGCCAGGCGCCGGCGCGCCAGCAGGAGCCAGCGCGAAACGCATCCGCGCGCGGCGCCGATGCCGAACGCCAGCGCGGCCGTCTCGAAAAGCCGCACACCGAGCCGGTGCGCCGTGTAGTAATAGCCCAATCCCGTCAGCAATCCCAGCAGGATCGGTATCGCAATGCCGGCGGCATGCGCAATGCCTTCGAATCGGTATTTTGCGCCTGTGCGCAGGGCGTACCATTGCGGAACGGCGCCGTTGGCCGGACGCAGAATCACATGGGCAAACAGCGCAAAGACCGCCAGAACGGCCAGATAGGCCAAGCGGCCCAGGGATTCGTCAATGCGTTCGTCGCCCAATCCGGAAGAAAGCGACAAAATGAAGACCAGCGCCGGAACCAGCGCCAGCATCCAGCCGGTGTGCTTGCGAAGGGTGCGGACGGGCTTTTCCGCCCACCCCAAGTGAGCGGTCGCCAAGCCGCCGGGAAACAGAAATTCACGCACGGCGCACAGAACCAGCGTAACCCATGCCGCATTTTTAGCGGCGGCGCCTACCGCGCGAACGAGGTCGCTTCCGCCCGTGGCCGCGGCAAGACGGTCGCCGATGAGCCATAACAACAGGGGCCACGGCAATACCATGGCCAAGGTATGCCCCATGGCGCGCAGCGTGGGGATAAAAGTGATGCAGGCAGACCGGCACGCCAAGGCGCCTTCCGCGACAAGACGGGATCCCAGCCAGCGTCGAAACCATATCAACAACAGTAGCGCAATGGCTATGGCGCCATCCACCGCCGGCCGTTCAGCCACAGCGGTCCATATCGTTCCGGGAATCGTTTTGACAGTTTGCGGATTAGCGATGGACCGTAACAAATCGGCCAAGGTCCGCGCCTCGCCCCAGCCGAACAAACCATTACTGCGGATCCACAGCACGCGTTCGTCTATGAACTGCTCGAATCGCCCGGTCTCGGCGATGAGTTCGCGCTCTTTCGCATCGGCGTCCACCAGTTTCTCGAAAAGCGCATCATAGTCGTCCATCAACGCGTCAAGGGCGTCACGCTTGGCTTTCAGCAAGCCGCGCAGACTCGCGGAGAGGCGGGTCTGCTGTTGCTGGAGCGCGGGATCTTCTATCGGCGGGACAAGTTCGCGCAGGGTGCTTTCAATGTTGGCCATGCTTGCACGTTGCTCGCCAAGGCCGACACGTTCCGTCTGGATCGCGGCGATTTCGGACTGCCGGATATGCAGATTGCGGCGATGCTCGCGGAGATCCGGCAGATGCGTGCCACTCTGACGAAGCATGATCCCAACGGCATTGCTCGATCCCAGCGATTCGGCTTTCTGGCGTGCGCGGGTGAATTCGTCTTTCACCATTTTCAGTGATGATTCGATTCGGCGCAAATCCTCGGACACTTTGTCAATGCGTGCAATCAGGCCTTTCGGGCCGTTGCGCCGTTCGACAAGCGCCGCATTTTCGGCGGCCAGTTTTTCGGCGTATTGCCGCACGACGGGACTTGCCTTGGCCGCGTCCATGACGTCGGCCCGCGCCTGCGCGGCGGCTTGGCGCGCATCAGCTTGGCGACGGGCGCTTACCGCCTCGCGCCAGAGTCCAACGGCCTTTTCCCTTTGTTCAACCTCCATGACCGCGCCGTCAAGTTGCACTTTGAGCAATTGGCCGCGAATATCGAAACTTTGCAGTTCCTTTTCGAGCGCGTCAATCTCGCAGGCAATCGCAAACCGTTGCGCGCCCGCAAGCGTATACCGGGCCTCAAGCAGCAATTTGTCCGACTCGGACGCGTCCGGCGGGAACGTCACGGACGCCAGGTCGCGCAGACGCTGCCGCGCATTCAGAATCAGTGCGGGTAGTTCTTTGCGGCGTTCGCCCCGTTGTGCCAATTCCTGTTCGATGGCGGCCTGCCTGGCCTGCGCAAGACCGAGATCTTCCTCGGCCAGAAGAAGGCGGTGATTCAGTTCCAGCAACGTTGATTCTTTGGGCACGTCAATGCGGACTGTCTGCGGCTGGCCCAGAGCGTCGAGTTGCATGCGGACCAGTTGCCCCGGGCCGTTTTCCAGAATCTGACCGAACGGCGCGGCCTTGCTTTTCCATTCTTCCGCCGTCTTGAGTAACTTCAGCGCCTCGCCATACACGGCGGCGATCTCGTCCTTTCGGGGCTGCTCAATCGTATCCAGACTCTGGACATTGGCCATGCGCGACTGGATCGCGTCGGCGGCAGGCGGCGGTTCGACCACGGCCCCGCCCGGCGGCTCTTGGGCATGAAGCAGACCGGCAGCCAGCGCCATCCACAGAAGGCCCATGAAAACGTGGCCGGCCTTGTTCTTTCTGCTCATCGCATGGCTTCTCCTTGTCCGCCATTATAGGCAAGCGCGGCCCGCCGCGCCACAACCCGGTTATAAGGCTCATGGTTCAAGACACAAGGCACAAGGCACAAGGGTCAAGGTTTATGGTTGAAAGCGGGTGGTTGCTCGAAGCTATATGGATGAAAGTTGGAAGGGTTGGAAGGGGTCGAACGAACGGAAGAGCCACCCGCCATCATTTTGCAGTACGCCGGCCCATGTGGGATAATCAAATTGATTTGCGCGCCTGTAGCTCAGGTGGATAGAGCATCGGCCTTCTAAGCCGAGGGCCACTGGTTCGAGTCCAGTCAGGCGCGCCATTGTTTCCAGCGGATTGTGGCGGTTTCGCCCGCCCGGGCTCGTGCGCGGTTCAGAGGTGTTGGCTGGCAAGCCGGTTATCCGGGGAACGCGCCTTGCCGTCGAGTTCATCTGATCTCCTCGCACAAGGCTGGACTTACGACGACATCTTGCGGAACTACCCTGGCATCGCTATCAACGACATCCACGCGTGTTTTCAGTACGCCAGCGATGTACTCTATGCGGAGAAACTCTACCCTATTGGAGTATGACCGCTGAGAATCCATGTTTAGCAGGCTACAGATTGCCCTGAATTCCTTCCATGATTGAATCGGGTTCTTTCCATTCTCCGAACGGTTTCCGGTCTCGTCTGGGATGTTTGGGAAATCTGGCGCGACAGGCACTTTCGACGGCCGAGTTGCGGCGCCGCTCGGCGCTCTGCCGCCTTGACTTGATTCGCTCTGAGACAAGAGGGTGAAAAACAGGATTCCGACAGGAAAACTCGCCGTATGATGCGAGGAACGATTGACGCTTATCTGTTCAGCGGATATCCGCGTCAAACCATTTGAGGACAGCCATTATGCCTTTGGCTTGACGGAGCATGGTCGCCTTCAGGCCCTTTTGTCGGAGCTTCTCCTTGGCTTCATGTCTGGATTTTGCAATGACCACGCCCCCCACGAACGATTTTTCCTCGTCGCCTTCCGCCCGAAT comes from the Candidatus Hydrogenedentota bacterium genome and includes:
- the rodA gene encoding rod shape-determining protein RodA, with translation MTQKIKDFDILDVRVGIFNYRNLKRIDWMFAGLVLALALVGLVVLFSASRGTTAGMPYYLKQAAFCLAGVVLALLIMCMDSRFLVSIAPVFYCGAILILGAVILFGVSVKGGQRWLPLGPLHLQPSEQTKIIVVYTLAWYLSLIKDRVRSLPFFLLAFVIAGVPGLLILKQPSLGTALALGPVTVVMLWVAGCRWWHLLMVLLAGLAMAPIAYQKLEPYQQKRLLSFVNPEADPKGAGWQIRQSKITIGSGGFSGKGFRQGTQTMLNYLPEHHTDFIFSLLAEEHGFVGAIIVLGLYLTFLLRGLKLALKASEPANALLAAGCVTILAFHIFVNIAITLGLMPVTGIPLPFLSYGGNFYMTTMMCVGTLLHVPVRKQLFD
- a CDS encoding mechanosensitive ion channel, with protein sequence MSRKNKAGHVFMGLLWMALAAGLLHAQEPPGGAVVEPPPAADAIQSRMANVQSLDTIEQPRKDEIAAVYGEALKLLKTAEEWKSKAAPFGQILENGPGQLVRMQLDALGQPQTVRIDVPKESTLLELNHRLLLAEEDLGLAQARQAAIEQELAQRGERRKELPALILNARQRLRDLASVTFPPDASESDKLLLEARYTLAGAQRFAIACEIDALEKELQSFDIRGQLLKVQLDGAVMEVEQREKAVGLWREAVSARRQADARQAAAQARADVMDAAKASPVVRQYAEKLAAENAALVERRNGPKGLIARIDKVSEDLRRIESSLKMVKDEFTRARQKAESLGSSNAVGIMLRQSGTHLPDLREHRRNLHIRQSEIAAIQTERVGLGEQRASMANIESTLRELVPPIEDPALQQQQTRLSASLRGLLKAKRDALDALMDDYDALFEKLVDADAKERELIAETGRFEQFIDERVLWIRSNGLFGWGEARTLADLLRSIANPQTVKTIPGTIWTAVAERPAVDGAIAIALLLLIWFRRWLGSRLVAEGALACRSACITFIPTLRAMGHTLAMVLPWPLLLWLIGDRLAAATGGSDLVRAVGAAAKNAAWVTLVLCAVREFLFPGGLATAHLGWAEKPVRTLRKHTGWMLALVPALVFILSLSSGLGDERIDESLGRLAYLAVLAVFALFAHVILRPANGAVPQWYALRTGAKYRFEGIAHAAGIAIPILLGLLTGLGYYYTAHRLGVRLFETAALAFGIGAARGCVSRWLLLARRRLAMDRARALRHGPKDNDTTDICRDEAPEIELGRIDLQMNRLIKTVAMIGLVVGMWGIWSRELPALRIFTQIEVWRAEGLAAAPAAQAPAKTDAQPAPAPSAPAGTALTVGDLLLACIFAGMTLAATRNIPGLLDLTVLSRTHYMRGERYAITTVARYLIAMVGITLTFNALGIGWSKVQWLVAALSVGLGFGLQEIFANFVSGIILLIERPIRVGDTVTVGGVNGIVSRIQIRATRITDFTRKELIVPNKEFITRQVMNWTLSDSIVLVTIPVGIARNADAEQAQAILYKLAAGIPHVMANPAPVVLLAGIEKNTLKFELRVYCEDVDFTVPVQHDLNMAIHKAFREAGIETA
- a CDS encoding Rrf2 family transcriptional regulator; protein product: MKLTTRSEYALLALICLARHKPGEHVSGETIAQEQGIPIKFLQHILLALKHARYVQSTKGQHGGYRLAKPANAISIAEIVRLFDGALAPTESVSKYFYESTPIEREDGLIRVFTEIRDRVAEILEGTTIADVC
- a CDS encoding sialate O-acetylesterase codes for the protein MKRVVFRRMAFVVAVCLVVSVFEAAAAVSVPSVIGSHAVLQQGKVIPIWGKASPGEEVSVTFNGKTVKAVAGADGKWMVKMPKAKAGGPFELTISGKENTLKFDDILVGEVWVASGQSNMQWAVKDTNNAEQEIAAANLPSIRLFYVTRTVATQPQDDCEASWTHCTPETVPGFSAVAFYFGRELHKALNVPVGLIHTSWGGTPAESWTSRQTLEADPDLRCIVERWDKTLADYPAAKASFDKALAEWQAAAEKAKAAGQPEPPDKPKPPQGPDSPWLASGLYNAMIAPLLPYAIQGAIWYQGESNAGRAYQYRKLFPAMIEDWRKAWGQGPFHFYFVQLANFTERKPDPDDSDWAELREAQTMALDLPNTGMAVAIDIGEAKDIHPRNKQDVGKRLALNALAKAYHKRVAFSGPMYKSMQVRGDKVLLRFDHADGGLSAKGGTLKGFAIAGEDRRFVWADAVIEGKTVAVSSPKVAKPVAVRYGWAHNPDCNLYNGAGLPASPFRTDDWPGITVGKN